Within the Alteromonas sp. M12 genome, the region TGGGACGAATAAGATGTTCAGCAATAAATTTTGCACCTTCTGCCGCACCGTCTTCTGGATGCTTAATACAACATTCCCATTCCATGACTGCCCAACCATCAAAACCGTATTGCGTCAATTTGCTAAATATTGCTTTAAAATCAATTTGACCATCGCCCAATGAACGAAAACGCCCGGGTCTATCCAGCCAGCCTTGATAGCCGCCATACACGCCAGAGCGGCCAGATGGTCTAAACTCTGCGTCTTTGACATGAAATGCTTTGATTCGCTCGTGATACAAATCGATAAATGCTAAATAATCTAGTTGTTGCAGAATAAAGTGGCTTGGATCGTATAAGATATTAGCCCGAGGATGATGATTAGTGGCCTCTAAAAACATTTCGAAAGAAGCGCCATCATGCAAATCTTCACCAGGATGCAACTCGTAACACAGATCCACGCCGGCTTCATCAAAGGCATCCAGAATCGGCAACCATCGACTCGCCAACTCTGCAAATCCACGTTCGACTAATCCTGCAGGTCGTTGCGGCCATGGATACATAGTGTGCCATAATAAAGCACCGGAAAAACTAGCGTGAGACGTCAACCCTAAGTTAGCACTCGCCTTCGCTGCCCACAGCATCTGCTGTACCGCCCACTTTTGACGTGCGGCTGGATTGTTTTTCACCTCATCCGGGGCAAAGCCATCAAACATTTCATCGTAAGCAGGATTAACGGCAACCAACTGACCTTGTAAATGAGTTGATAACTCACTAATTACCATGCCATGTTTGGCAACGGTCGCTTCAATATCTGCACAGTAAGTCTGATTCATCGCTGCTTGCTGTAAATCAAAAATGCGCCCATCCCAAGTGGGTATCTGAATCGCTTTAAAACCTAACGATGATGCCCATTGACAAATATCATCTAAATTATTAAACGGCGACTCATCGGCGGCAAACTGCGCTAAAAAAATACCGGGGCCTTTAATCTGTTTCATTGTCTGTTTCCTTAAAGTTGGATATCGGCAAGTAAAAAGGGATGCCACTTTTGCGAAGACTTGCTGGCTGCAACGGTATTTTCAATAAATGCCATTCCTCGAATTGCTTCATTTATGCCTGGCGCTTGAACCGAAATATCCGTCTGCTTTGATACATCAAAGTCGCGAATCTGTTGTGCAAATTGACCATATAGATTGGCGAAAGCTTCAATATAGCCCTCAGGGTGCCCCGCAGGAGTACGCAGACTTTGCGCAGTTGCAGGAGCACACTCACCAACTCCGGCACGAATCATCTGGCTAGGTTTATCGTTAAACTTCATCCAAAGGGTATTGGGTTCCATCTGTTGCCACTGCAGGCTAGCTTTTGTTCCGTAGATACGAATATTCAAATTATTTTCTTCACCTACTGATATTTGGCTTGATAGTAAAACTCCCTTTGCGCCATTGTTGAAACGCAATAACACGGTACCGTCATCATCGAGTTGTCTGCCGTCGACAACAGGCTCCAAATCCGCACATAATTTGACAATTTCTAAACCGCTAATAGTTTCTGCTAAATTTGCCGCGTGTACACCGATGTCGCCCATACAACAACTCACCCCAGCGCGCTTAGGATCTAAACGCCAACTGGCTTGTTTGCTATCTTCATCATCTTTGTTGGCTAACCAACCCTGAGTGTACTCAACCACTATTTTAGTAATGTCGCCAAGCTCGCCGTTAGCTACCCGTGCAGTTGCTTCTTTAACCATTGGATAACCGGTGTAGGTGTGGGTCAATCCATACAGACAACCTGACTTTTCAATAATGCCTTTCAATTCAATTGCTTCATTTAGGGTGAAGGTTGCGGGTTTATCACTGAGTACGTGAAAACCTGCCTCAAATGCAGCTTTAGCTACTGGAAAATGCAAGTGATTCGGCGTAACTATAGAAACAAACTGCATCCTCTGGGATTCTGGCAGCCTCGCCTCCTCTGTAA harbors:
- a CDS encoding sugar phosphate isomerase/epimerase; translation: MKQIKGPGIFLAQFAADESPFNNLDDICQWASSLGFKAIQIPTWDGRIFDLQQAAMNQTYCADIEATVAKHGMVISELSTHLQGQLVAVNPAYDEMFDGFAPDEVKNNPAARQKWAVQQMLWAAKASANLGLTSHASFSGALLWHTMYPWPQRPAGLVERGFAELASRWLPILDAFDEAGVDLCYELHPGEDLHDGASFEMFLEATNHHPRANILYDPSHFILQQLDYLAFIDLYHERIKAFHVKDAEFRPSGRSGVYGGYQGWLDRPGRFRSLGDGQIDFKAIFSKLTQYGFDGWAVMEWECCIKHPEDGAAEGAKFIAEHLIRPTEKAFDDFAGSGKDDELNRRILGL
- a CDS encoding Gfo/Idh/MocA family oxidoreductase, with translation MENTRSSSKIRMGMVGGGKGAFIGAIHRAAANLDGEIELVCGAFSSDYQNALDTAEMLNIPATRCYADFNTMFTEEARLPESQRMQFVSIVTPNHLHFPVAKAAFEAGFHVLSDKPATFTLNEAIELKGIIEKSGCLYGLTHTYTGYPMVKEATARVANGELGDITKIVVEYTQGWLANKDDEDSKQASWRLDPKRAGVSCCMGDIGVHAANLAETISGLEIVKLCADLEPVVDGRQLDDDGTVLLRFNNGAKGVLLSSQISVGEENNLNIRIYGTKASLQWQQMEPNTLWMKFNDKPSQMIRAGVGECAPATAQSLRTPAGHPEGYIEAFANLYGQFAQQIRDFDVSKQTDISVQAPGINEAIRGMAFIENTVAASKSSQKWHPFLLADIQL